A window of Halopelagius inordinatus genomic DNA:
CACCATCAGGGCTACGTCAACGGCTGGAACTCCGCCGAGGAAACCCTCGAATCCAACCGCGAGGACGGCGACTTCTCCTCGTCGCCCGGCGCCATCCGAAACGTCACCCACAACGGGTCCGGACACATCCTCCACGACCTGTTTTGGAACTCGATGTCGCCGGAAGGCGGCGACGAACCCGAGGGCGCACTCGCGGACCGAATCGAAGAGGACTTCGGCTCTTACGAGGCGTGGAAGGGCGAGTTCGAGGCCGCCGCGGGCAACGCCGGTGGCTGGGCACTCTTAGTGTACGACTCGTTCTCGAACCAACTGCGCAACGTCGTCGTGGACAAACACGACCAGGGAGCGCTCTGGGGGAGTCACCCGATTCTGGCGCTCGACGTCTGGGAACAC
This region includes:
- the sod gene encoding superoxide dismutase; the protein is HHQGYVNGWNSAEETLESNREDGDFSSSPGAIRNVTHNGSGHILHDLFWNSMSPEGGDEPEGALADRIEEDFGSYEAWKGEFEAAAGNAGGWALLVYDSFSNQLRNVVVDKHDQGALWGSHPILALDVWEHSYYHDYGPARGEFVSNFFDVVDWDEPSARYDQAVELFE